The Streptomyces sp. NBC_00775 genome includes the window TGGACGGCGCGCCGTACGAGCCGCGCCGCCCGGCCGACGCGATCCGCAGCGGCGTCCACCTCGTACCGGAGGACCGGCACACGGACGCGCTGGTGCCCGGCTGGTCGCTGGCGCAGAACGTCTCGCTGCCGTTCCTCAAGTCCCTGTCCACGGCGGGACTGGTGAGCCGGACCAAGGAGGACGCGCTCGGCCGTGCCGCCATCGAGCAGCTCGGTGTCGTCGCCCGTGACGAGCACAGCACGGTCGAGGAGCTGTCCGGCGGCAACCAGCAGAAGGTCGTCGTCGGCCGCTGGCTCGCCGAGAGCCCGCGTGTCCTCATCCTGGACGAGCCGTTCCGAGGTGTGGACATCGGTGCCCGCCGCGACATCGGCCGCCGGGCCCGCGCACTGGCCGCGGAGGGAGCCGCCGTCCTCGTCCTGTCCGCGGACGTGGACGAGGTCCTGGAGGTCGCCGACCGGGTCGTCGTGCTGGCCGCGGGCGAGATCCGGCTCGACGCGTACGGGGAAGACGCGGAGCGCGACCGTGTGATCCAGACCATTTCGGCATCCGTCTGATGCCCGACGATCAGGAGCCGTAGGGCACATGACCACCACCCAGAACACCGAGGCCCCGGCGAAGACGGCGACCCCGTCCGCCGGCGCCCTCGGCCCGCGCGTCCAGAACGCCGTCATCAAGTACGGCTTCATCTTCGTCACCGTCACGCTCTTCGCGTACTTCGGGATCAGCGAGCCGTCCTTCCGCGACTCGGCGACGCTCCTCGACACCCTCCGGTACGTCTCCGTCGCCGCGATCCTCGGCCTCGGCGTCACCCTCACCATGGCCGTCGGCGGAATGGACATGTCCGTCGGCGCCGTCGCCGGACTCGGGGTGACGGTCGCGGCGAAGACGATGGTCACGTACAACCAGGTCGGCACGGTCGCGATCCTCGCCGTCATCGCGGCGGGCGCGCTCGCGGGCCTGCTCAACGCCCTGCTGATCGTCGTCCTGAAGATCCCCGACATGCTCGCCACGCTCGGCACCATGTTCGTGATCCAGGGCACCAAACTCATCCTGGTCGACGGGCAGTCCATCACCCCCGGCATGACGCAGTCCGACGGCACCACCGCGCCCGGCAGGTTCACCGAGGGCTTCCTGCGCATCGACCGCGGCACGGTCCTCGGCATCCCCGTCTCGGTGCTGATCTTCGGCGCGCTGACCGTCGTCGCCTGGGTGTTCCTCGCCCGCACCCGCTGGGGGCGCGTGCTGTACGCGATCGGCGCCAACCCGGAGGCCGCACGGCTGGCCGGCATCCGCGTCGGCGCGTACCGGGCTCTCGCGTACGTCCTCTCCGGCGTCCTCGCCTCCATCGGCGGCCTGATCCTGGCCTCCCGCATCGGGCAGGGAGACGTCTCCGCCGGTACCTCCCAGCTCCTGGAGGCGGTCGCCGTCGCGCTGGTCGGCACGTCGGTGCTCGGCCGCGGCAGGCCCAATGTGTGGGGCACGGCCCTGGGCGCCGTCCTGATCGGCATCATCACCACGGGCCTGACCATCAAGGGACTGCCGTACTACACGCAGGACGTCGTCGAGGGCACGGTCCTCATCCTCGCCCTGGTCTTCAGCTTCACCCTGTCCAAGCGCCGCACCGCATAAGGGAGTTCACCGATGGGCTACCGCATCCTGGAGACCGGGGACGTCGCCGGCTATCTGCGCGAGCGCGGCCACTGGGGCACGGACGACCCCGTTGTCCGCGAGGTCTCCGACGGCAACATGAACCGCGTCTTCCTCGCCACCTCCACCGACGGCACCCGCAGCCTCGCCGTCAAGCAGGCCCTGCCCTGGGTGCGGGTCGCGGGCCCCTCCTGGCCGATGAGCCCCGAACGCGCCGACGCCGAAGCCCGCGCGTACGAGCAGGTCGCCAAGGTCGCCCCCGACAAGATCCCGGCGGTCCTCGGCTACGACTCGGACAACTACGCCCTCGTCATGGAGGACATGTCCGACCTGGAGGTCCTGCGTACGGTTCTCAACGACGGTGCGGCATACGGCACCGGCACCTCGGCCCGCATCGGCGAGTTCGTGGCCCAGCTGTCCTTCGCGACGAGCGACTTCGGCATGCCGTCGGCCGAACGCAAGGCGCTTATCGCGGCCTCGGTCAGCCCCGAACTGTGCAAGATCACCGAGGACGTGGTGCTGTCCGAGCCGTACATCGAGCACGAGCACAACCACTGGCACCCCGGCCTCGATGACCTGGCAGCCTCCTTCAAGGCGGACGCCCGCCTGCGCACCGAGGTCGCGGACCTCCGGCATGTCTTCATGACCAGCGCGCAGGCCCTGCTCCACGGCGACCTGCACACCGGCAGCATCATGGTCGGCGCACGCGAAGACGCCCCGGTGGTGCGCGTCTTCGACCCCGAGTTCTCCTTCGTCGGCCCGATCGGCTTCGACCTCGGCCTCTACTGGGCCAACACCCTGGTGTCGGAGGAACGAGCGAGGGCCCTGGGCACCCTGGCCGACCACGGTGACCAACTCCGCCTCTCCTGGGAGGGGTTCGCGACCGAGTTCCGCCGCCTGTGGCCGTCCCGCGTCGACACCTTCTTCGACGACGCCTACCTAGACCGGTTCCTGCGCCGTGTCTGGACGGAATCGATCGGCTTCGCCGGCGCGGAGATCGTCCGCCGCATCATCGGCTTCGCCCATCTCACCGACCTGACGACGCTGCCGGACCCGGTGCCCGCCTCGCGCCGGGCACTGCTGCTGGGCCGCGAACTGATCGTCAACGGGGCCGAGTTGACCGGACCCGACGACGTACGCGCCGTCGTGGAGGCGCTCACTCCCGCAGCGTAGAGGGCGCCTCGCGGCGCACCACCGGCGCGATCTCCTAGGCGAACCGCTGCAACGTCTCGGCGGAGCCCCAGGAACGGGATGGGACCGGTAGGGGCGGCGGGGGCGAGAAACCGCTGAGTACCCCTCAGGCCCGCTTCTGCCAGGCCCGCGCCAGCAACTCGTACGACCGAACCCGATCCGCGTGATCATGCGTAATCGTGGTGATGACCAACTCATCCGCCCCCGTCGCCCGCCGCAACGCCCGCAACCGCTCGATCACCGTCTCCACCGCCCCCACAAACTGCGTATCCACCCGATCAGCCACCAACTCCCGCTCCGCATCGCTCCATTGCCGCGCATACGCCTCGTCGGGCGTCGGGAACGGAATGGCTCCCTCCCCGCTGCGAATGGAGCGCACCCACGCCGCGTACCCGGCAGCCAGCCGCCGCGCGGAGTCGTCATCCGCTCCCACCACGACGTCCGCCGACACGGCGACGTAGGGCTCCGCCAGCGCCCAGGACGGCCGGAACGCCCGGCGGTAGGCCGTCACCGCCTCCACGACCGAGGCGGGCGAGACGTGATAGTTCGCCGCGAACGGCAGCCCCCGCGCCCCCGCCACCTCCGCACTCTCGCCCGCACTGCTGCCGAGGATCCACACGTCGACGTCCGCACCCGCACCAGGCACCGGACGCGCCTCGGTGCCGTCCTGGTCGACGTATGTGCCGGCCAGCAGCGCGAGAATGTCGGCGACCTGCTCCTCGTAAGCCGGAGCCTCGGCGCCCGGCTGCTGCAACAGGCTCAACTGGAGCCGGAAGCGCGGGGATTGGAGAAGCTGCCCGAAGCCGGTGAAGCGAGGCGGGAGATACAAGCCCTCGTCCGTGAACGTGCCCTCGGGCGAAGCGGACGCCTCAGGAGCCTTCCTGGGCCGCCCGGACCGCCCGAGCCCCAGATCGATCCGCCCCGGGAACAGGGCGTCCAGGATCCCGAACTGCTCCACGACCGACAGCGGTGTCTGATGGCCGAGCAGGACGGCGCCCGAGCCGACCCGGATCTCCCGGGTCGCCTGTGCCACGGCCTGGATCACCAGCGCCGGCACCGAGCTCGCCACCCCGGGATTGAGGTGATGCTCGGCCACCCAGTAGCGGCGGTAGCCGAACTCCTCTGCCGCGCGGGCCAGTTCGACAGTGTTGCGCAGCGCGGTCGGAGCGTCCGAGCCGGCGGAAATGGGCACGAGATCGAGCACGGAGAGGGGAACCGGAGGCATCCTCCTACTCTCGCTCCGGGACATTGCGGGCGTATGTACGCGGTATGGCAGCGTTCCGGAAGCCCCGTTCCGCCGATAACGAGGCCGCTTTCCCCGTGTACGAGCCCCCGTTCCCCCCCCGTGCCCGAACGTGCGAAAGGGGCGGCTCTCCCCCGTGGGAGCCGCCCCTCACATCACCGCAGCATCTGCTACTTCTTGTCGAGCAGGTCCTGCACCTTGCCCCGCACCTCGTCCGTGGCGAGACCGCGGATCGTCAGCGTCGTCCGGCGGCGCAGCACGTCGTCCGGCGTCTCGGCCCACTCGTTGTCCCGGGCGTACACGACCTGCGCCCAGATCTCCGGGGCGTCCGGGTGGACGCGCTCGCCCAGCTCCGGGTTCTCGTTCGCCAGGCGGGCGATGTCGAAGGCCAGCGAACCGTAGTGGGTGGCCAGGTGCTTGGCGGTGTCCGCCGCCATGCGCGGGCCGGGCGCCGGACCGTCGACCAGCAGGCGGTGGGCGACCGCGCGCGGGTTGGCGACGCCGGGGAGCGGAAGCTTCTTCGGCAGCTGGGAGATCGGCTCGAAGTCCTCGCCCAGCGGGTGGCCCGGCAGCGACTCCAGCTTCTGCATGACCGTACGGCCGATGTGCCGGAAGGTGGTCCACTTGCCGCCCGCGACGGAGAGCATCCCGCCGCGGCCTTCGGTGACGACCGTCTCGCGCTTGGCCTTCGACGTGTCGCCGGGGCCGCCGGGCAGCACGCGCAGACCGGCGAAGGAGTACGTGATCAGGTCACGGGAGAGCTGCTGGTCCCGGATCGAGAACGCGGCCTCGTCCAGGATCTGGGCTATGTCCTTCTCGTTGACCGCGACCTCGCCCGGGTCGCCCTCGTACTCCTCGTCGGTGGTGCCGAGCAGGAGCATGTCCTCCCAGGGGAGGGCGAAGGTGATGCGGTACTTGTCGATGGGGGTCGCCAGCGCGGCCTTCCACGGCGACGTGCGCTTCAGTACCAGGTGCGCGCCCTTCGACAGACGGATGGACGGCGCCGAGTTCGGGTCCTCCATCTTGCGCAGGTGGTCGACCCAGGGGCCGGTGGCGTTGAGCACGAGACGCGCGTCGACGCCGAACTCCTCGCCGTTCGTCCGGTCCTTGAGGTCCGCACCCGTGACCCGGCCCTTGGTGAAGCGCAGGCCGGTGACCTCGGCGTGGTTGAGGACGACGGCGCCGGACTCGACGGCCGCGCGGACCGTCATCAGAGCCATCCGGGAGTCGTTCATCTGGTCGTCGCCGTAGACCGCGACGGCCTTCAGGTTGTCGGTGCGCAGCTCGGGCACGTCCTGCGCGGCCTTCGACGGCGAGAGCAGATGCCCGACGCCGTCACCGAAGGCCGACAGGGCCGAGTACGCGAAGACACCCGCGCCCAGCTTCGCCGCGCCGTGCGGCCCGCCCTTGTACACGGGGAGGTAGAACGTGAGCGGGTTCGCCAGGTGGGGGGCCACCTGGCGGGAGACCGCACGGCGCTCGAAGTGGTTCTCCGCCACCAGCTTCACCGCGCCGGTCTGCAGGTAGCGCAGACCGCCGTGGAGAAGCTTGGAGGAGGCGGAAGAGGTGGCGCCGGCGAAGTCGCCGGCGTCGACCAGGGCCACCCGCAGACCGGACTGCGCGGCGTGCCAGGCGGTGGAGATGCCCAGGATGCCGCCGCCGATCACGAGAAGGTCGTACGTCGCCTTGGAAAGCTGCTCCCGGGTCTCGGCGCGGCTCGGGTTGGAGCCGGAGGCCGGGTGCGTACCGAGGGCAGGCACGGTCTGCGTGGTGGACTGACTGGTCATGCTGGTTCTTACTCCTCGTCCTCGATCCAGCCCATGGTCCGCTCGACGGCCTTGAGCCAGCTCTTGTACTCACGGTCGCGGGTCTCCGCGGCCATGTTCGGCGTCCACTCCGCGGCCCGGCGCCAGTTGGCGCGCAGGTCCTCGGTGTTGGACCAGAAGCCGACGGCGAGACCGGCGGCGTAGGCAGCGCCGAGGCAGGTGGTCTCGGCGACCATCGGACGCACCACGGGGGCGTCCAGGACGTCGGCCAGGGTCTGCATCAGCAGGTTGTTGGAGGTCATGCCGCCGTCGACCTTGAGGGCCGCGAGCTCGACGCCGGAGTCCTTCGTCATGGCGTCGGTGATCTCACGGGTCTGCCAGGCGGTGGCCTCCAGGACGGCGCGCGCGATGTGCGCCTTGGTGACGTACCGGGTCAGACCGGCGATCACACCGCGGGCGTCGGAGCGCCAGTACGGGGCGAACAGACCGGAGAAGGCCGGCACGAAGTAGGCGCCGCCGTTGTCCTCGACCGACGACGCGAGCGTCTCGATCTCGGCGGCGGACTTGATCAGGCCCATCTGGTCGCGCATCCACTGGACGAGCGAGCCGGTGACGGCGATGGAGCCCTCGAGGGCGTAGACCGGAGCCTGGTCGCCGATCCGGTAGCCGACGGTGGTCAGCAGGCCCGAGTACGAGTTGATGATCTTGTCACCGGTGTTCATCAGCATGAACGTGCCGGTGCCGTACGTGGACTTGGCCTCGCCCTCGGAGAAACAGGTCTGGCCGAACAGGGCCGCCTGCTGGTCGCCGAGCGCGGAGGCGACCGGGATGCCGCCGAGCAGGTCGCCGAGCTTGCCGCCGGTGACCTCGCCGTACACCTCGGCGGAGGAGCGGATCTCCGGCAGCATCGACAGCGGGACGCCGATGGACTCGGCGATCTTGTCGTCCCACTCCAGGGTGTGCAGGTTCATCAGCATGGTGCGGGAGGCGTTGGTCACGTCGGTGACGTGCTTGCCGCCGTTGACACCACCGGTCAGGTTCCAGATGACCCAGGTGTCCATGGTGCCGAAGAGGATGTCCCCGGCCTCGGCGCGCTCGCGCAGACCCTCGACGTTGTCGAGCAGCCAGCGGGCCTTGGGACCGGCGAAGTACGACGCGAGCGGGAGACCGGTCTCGCGGCGGAAGCGGTCCTGGCCGACGTTGCGGCCGAGCTCCTTGCAGAGCGCGTCGGTGCGGGTGTCCTGCCAGACGAGGGCGTTGTGGACCGGCTCACCGGTGTTCTTGTCCCACAGCAGCGTGGTCTCACGCTGGTTGGTGATGCCGATGGCCTTGATGTCGTCGCGGGTGATGCCGGCCTTCTCGATGGCTCCGGCGACGACTTCCTCGACGTTGGTCCAGATCTCGGTGGCGTTGTGCTCGACCCAGCCCGGCTTCGGGAAGATCTGCTCGTGCTCCTTCTGGTCGACGGAGACGATGCGTCCGTCGCGGTCGAAGACGATGCAGCGGGACGAGGTCGTGCCCTGGTCGATCGCGGCGATGAAGGGGCCGGCGGTGTGTGCGTCGGTCACGGGGTGCTCCTGAAGGTTCCGAATGGGAGGGGCTGTATCCACGGCGCGTGCTTTAAGCGGTGCTGGAAGGCGTGCGGCTCTTTAGCGGTGCTGTCAGCGGGTGCTCGGGCTGTGCGCCCGCAAGCTGCTGGGCAGCTTGCGGGCCCTGCTCCTAAGCGAAGGCGACGTTGTATATGCCTGCGGCGATCGCGCCGCCGATCAGCGGACCGACGACCGGTATCCAGGCGTAGCTCCAGTCGGAACCGCCCTTGTTGGGCAGGGGGAGCAGGGCGTGCACGATGCGCGGACCGAGGTCACGGGCCGGGTTGATCGCGTAGCCCGTCGGGCCACCGAGGGAGAGGCCGATGCTGACCACCACGAGGGAGGTGATCAGGGCGCCCAGGGTGCCCAGGCCGTTGCCGTTGTCGTTGAGGCCCTGCGTGAGGATCGCGAGGACCAGGACGACGGTGCCGATGATCTCGGTGGCGAGGTTCTGCACCACGTTCCGGATCTCGGGGCCGGTGGAGAAGATGCCGAGCACGGGGCCGGCGCCGGTCTCCTGGGCCTCGACGGCCTTGACCTTGGTGGCCTGCGCGCCCGGACCGCCGACGATCTCCTTGTCGGTGAGGTGGGCGAGGAACTGGCCGTAGTAGGCGACCCAGACCAGTGCGGCACCGATCATGGCGCCGAGCAGCTGTCCGCCCCAGTAGGTGGCGACGTTGCTGAAGTCGTTGTCCTTGATCGCGAGCGCGAGCGTCACGGCCGGGTTGAGGTGCGCACCCGAGAGGGGCGCCGAGATGTAGACCGCGGTCAGTACCGCGAAGCCCCACCCGAAGGTGATGGCGAGCCATCCGGCGTTGCGCGCCTTGGAGGCCTTCAGCGTGACGGCGGCGCACACGCCACCGCCCAGCAGGATGAGAACGGCGGTACCGATGGTCTCGCCGATGAAGATGTCGGAGCTGGACACCCGCGACTCCTTTGTCCTTCGTCCAGGGGAAGCCGAACCCCGGGTCCCTCCGGTGGTTCGTTGCTCTCAGGGAGCGAGAGCGATTCGGCCCTTGGCATCGCCACACTCTAGCGCGTATTGCCGGTAGGTGTTCGACAATGTCGACCGATGGACGGGAGTCTTGCCCCCGCGTTACCAGCACGTCAAGGGCTCCGTTATCGAAAACACGATCGTTATTGATCGCTATGAGCTATCGGTGAGTCGTCGATCTTGAGGGGACACGACGAAGGCCGGGAAGCGCTTGGCTTCCCGGCCTTTCTTCGTACGAACCTTCAGAAACGCGCAGCTCTCAGAACCGCCCGGCGCCCAGATCCCGCGACACCGCGCGGGCACAGTCCCGTACCGCCGCGATCAGGTCCGGGCGCAGCTCCCCGTCCTTGCAGACGCGCTCCACGGCACCCGTGATGCCCACCGCGCCGACCGGCATCCGCCGGCGGTTGTGGATGGGCGCGGCGACCGAGGCGACACCCGTCCAGGTCTCCTCGACATCGTCCGCGTACCCGCGCGCGCGGGTCAGGTCGAGCACGCCCTCGAAATCGTCCAGCTCGCTGATGGTGCGCGGCGTGAACGTCTTGCGTTCGGCCTCCAGGACCTCGCTGTGCGCCACTGGGTCGTACGCCGACAGGACCTTGCCCAGTGCCGTGGAGTGCAGCGGCTGCATGGCCCCGACCTCCAGCACCTGGCGGCTGTCGTCGGGCCGGAACACGTGGTGCACGATCAGCACGCCCTGCTGGTGCAGCACGCCCAGATAGACGCTCTCGCCGCTGGAGCGGGCCAGGTCGTCGGTCCACACCAGGGCGCGCGCCCGCAGTTCGTGCACGTCCAGGTAGGTGGTGCCCAGCCTGAGCAGCTCGGCGCCCAGCTGATAGCGACCGGAGACGGCGTCCTGCTCGACGAAGCCCTCCTGCTGAAGGGTGCGCAGGATGCCGTGGGCCGTGCCTTTGGCCAGGTCCAGCGAGGACGCGATGTCCGACAGGCCGAGCTGCCGCTCGCCGCCCGCGAGCAGGCGCAGCATCGCCGCCGCCCGTTCGAGCGACTGGATGTTCCGTGCCATCGCCGTGCTGCCTCCGTCCCCTTCGACCGTCGGCGTGCGACTCACTGCCGCCGTTCGGCAATGTCGAACACTACCGGTCGTTGCCGAGCTCCCGCTAATGGGTGGTCGCCACATGTTTCGTCCGTCGTGGCACCGCCGTCACCGACGCCACGCCCGTCCGCCCCGTGGACGCCCCTGACCTTTTGGCGGTGCTCCGGGCTACCCTGACGGCGTGCGCCTTCCATGGGAAGCGCAAAGCCGACAGCCGTCGCACTCCAGGGAGCACCTTCATGGCTTCGTTGCCGAACCCGTCCCTTTCGTCCGAGCTTGCCGAGAACCGGAGCCGCATCGACGCGCTCCGCGAGGCCCTCACCACCCGCGTCGTCGTGGCCGACGGCGCGATGGGCACGATGCTCCAGGCGCAGGACCCGACGCTGGAGGACTTCGAGAACCTCGAAGGCTGCAACGAGATTCTGAACGTCACCCGCCCCGACATCGTCCGCTCCGTCCACGAGGCCTACTTCGAGGTGGGCGTCGACTGCGTCGAGACGAACACGTTCGGCTCGAACCACTCGGCGGCGGGCGAGTACGAGATCGCCGACCGGATCTTCGAGCTGTCCGAGTCGGGCGCCCGCATCGCCCGCGAGGTCGCCGACGAGTTCGGTGCCAAGGACGGCCGCCAGCGCTGGGTCCTCGGCTCGATCGGCCCGGGCACCAAGCTGCCCTCGCTCGGCCACATCGCGTACGACGTCCTGCGCGACGGCTACCAGCAGAACGCCGAGGGCCTGATCGCCGGCGGCGCGGACGCCCTGATCGTGGAGACCACCCAGGACCTGCTGCAGACCAAGGCGAGCCTGATCGGCGCACGCCGCGCGATGGACGCGCTCGGCCTGGACATGCCGCTGATCTGCTCGCTCGCCTTCGAGACCACCGGCGTCATGCTGCTCGGCTCGGAGATCGGCGCGGCGCTGACGGCCCTGGAGCCGCTCGGCATCGACCTCATCGGCCTGAACTGCTCCACGGGCCCCGCGGAGATGAGCGAGCACCTGCGTTATCTGGCCCGCCACTCGCGTACGCCGCTGATGTGCATGCCGAACGCCGGCCTGCCGATCCTCACCAAGGACGGCGCGTACTTCCCGCTGACCCCGCCCGAGATGGCCGACGCGCAGGAGAACTTCGTCCGCGACTACGGCCTCTCGCTGGTCGGCGGCTGCTGCGGCTCGACGCCCGAGCACCTGCGCCAGGTCGTCGAGCGCGTCCGTGACATCGCCCCGTACCAGCGCAGCCCGCAGCCCGAGCCTGGCGCCGCCTCCCTCTACCAGACGGTGTCGTTCCGCCAGGACACCGCGTACATGGCCATCGGCGAGCGCACCAACGCCAACGGTTCGAAGAAGTTCCGCGAGGCCATGCTGGAGGCCCGCTGGGACGACTGCGTGGAGATGGCCCGCGACCAGATCCGCGAGGGCGCGCACATGCTCGACCTCTGCGTGGATTACGTGGGCCGGGACGGCGTCGCGGACATGCAGGAGCTGGCCGGCCGCTTCGCCACCGCCTCCACGCTGCCGATCGTCCTGGACTCCACCGAGGTCGACGTCCTGCGCGCGGGCCTGGAGAAGCTGGGCGGGCGGGCCGTCATCAACTCCGTGAACTACGAGGACGGCGACGGCCCCGAGTCGCGCTTCGCGAAGGTCACCCGCCTCGCCCAGGAGCACGGCGCCGCGCTGATCGCGCTGACCATCGACGAGGAGGGCCAGGCCCGCACCGTCGAGACCAAGGTCGCCATCGCCGAGCGGCTGATCGAGGACCTGACGACGAACTGGGGCATCCAGGAGTCGGACATCCTCATCGACACCCTGACCTTCACCATCTGCACCGGTCAGGAGGAGTCCCGGAAGGACGGCATCGCCACGATCGAGGCGATCCGCGAGCTCAAGCGCCGTCGCCCGGACGTCCAGACCACGCTGGGCCTGTCGAACATCTCCTTCGGCCTCAACCCGGCGGCCCGCATCCTGCTCAACTCGGTCTTCCTCGACGAGTGCGTCAAGGCGGGCCTGGACTCGGCGATCGTGCACGCGTCGAAGATCCTGCCGATCGCGCGCTTCTCCGAGGAGGAGGTCACCACCGCGCTCGACCTCATCCACGACCGCCGCGCCGAGGGTTATGACCCGCTGCAGAAGCTGATGGCCCTCTTCGAGGGCGCCACCACCAAGTCGCTCAAGGCCGGCAAGGCCGAGGAACTGGCCGCGCTGCCGCTGGACGAGCGGCTCAAGCGGCGGATCATCGACGGCGAGAAGAACGGCCTGGAGGCCGACCTCGCCGAGGCGCTCCAGACCCGCCCCGCCCTCGACATCGTCAACGAGACCCTGCTGGACGGCATGAAGGTCGTCGGCGAGCTCTTCGGCTCCGGCCAGATGCAGCTGCCGTTCGTGCTCCAGTCCGCCGAGGTCATGAAGACGGCCGTCGCCTACCTCGAACCGCACATGGAGAAGTCGGACGCCGAGGGCAAGGGCACGATCGTCCTGGCCACCGTGCGCGGCGACGTCCACGACATCGGCAAGAACCTCGTCGACATCATCCTGTCCAACAACGGCTACAACGTCGTCAACCTCGGCATCAAGCAGCCCGTCTCCGCGATCCTCGACGCCGCCGAGGAGCACCGGGCCGACGTCATCGGCATGTCCGGGCTCCTGGTCAAGTCCACGGTGATCATGAAGGAGAACCTGGAGGAGCTGAACCAGCGCGGGCTCTCGGCCGACTACCCCGTGATCCTCGGCGGGGCGGCGCTGACGCGGGCGTACGTCGAGCAGGACCTGTACGAGATCTACCAGGGCGAGGTCCGCTACGCCCGGGACGCCTTCGAGGGTCTGCGCCTGATGGACGCGCTGATCGGCGTCAAGCGCGGGGTGCCGGGCGCGGTCCTGCCGGAGCTGAAGCAGCGCCGGGTGCGGGCCGCCGCGGCCGACACGGTGGTCGAGGAGCGCCCCGAGGAGGGGCATGTCCGCTCCGACGTCGCGGTCGACAACCGCGTGCCCGAGCCGCCGTTCTGGGGCACCCGCGTCATCAAGGGCATCCAGCTCAAGGAGTACGCCTCCTGGCTGGACGAGGGCGCCCTGTTCAAGGGGCAGTGGGGCCTCAAGCAGGCACGCGCGGGCGACGGGCCGACGTACGAGGAACTGGTCGAGACCGAGGGCCGCCCGCGGCTGCGCGGGCTGCTGGACAAGCTGCAGACGGACAACCTGCTGGAGGCGGCCGTCGTCTACGGCTACTTCCCGTGCGTGTCCAAGGACGACGACCTGATCCTCCTGGACGAGCGGGGCAACGAGCGCACGCGCTTCACGTTCCCGCGCCAGCGCCGTGGCCGCCGGCTGTGTCTTGCCGACTACTTCCGCCCGGAGGAGTCCGGCGAGACGGACGTCGTCGGCCTCCAGGTCGTCACCGTCGGCTCCCGGATCGGCGAGGAGACCGCCAAGCTCTTCGAGTCGAACTCCTACCGCGACTACCTCGAACTGCACGGCCTGTCCGTGCAGTTGGCCGAGGCGCTCGCCGAGTACTGGCACGCGCGCGTGCGTTCCGAGCTGGGCTTCGCCGGTGAGGACCCGGTCGCCATCGACGACATGTTCGCCCTCAAGTACCGCGGCGCCCGCTTCTCGCTCGGCTACGGAGCCTGCCCCAACCTGGAGGACCGCGCCAAGATC containing:
- a CDS encoding ABC transporter permease → MTTTQNTEAPAKTATPSAGALGPRVQNAVIKYGFIFVTVTLFAYFGISEPSFRDSATLLDTLRYVSVAAILGLGVTLTMAVGGMDMSVGAVAGLGVTVAAKTMVTYNQVGTVAILAVIAAGALAGLLNALLIVVLKIPDMLATLGTMFVIQGTKLILVDGQSITPGMTQSDGTTAPGRFTEGFLRIDRGTVLGIPVSVLIFGALTVVAWVFLARTRWGRVLYAIGANPEAARLAGIRVGAYRALAYVLSGVLASIGGLILASRIGQGDVSAGTSQLLEAVAVALVGTSVLGRGRPNVWGTALGAVLIGIITTGLTIKGLPYYTQDVVEGTVLILALVFSFTLSKRRTA
- the mtnK gene encoding S-methyl-5-thioribose kinase codes for the protein MGYRILETGDVAGYLRERGHWGTDDPVVREVSDGNMNRVFLATSTDGTRSLAVKQALPWVRVAGPSWPMSPERADAEARAYEQVAKVAPDKIPAVLGYDSDNYALVMEDMSDLEVLRTVLNDGAAYGTGTSARIGEFVAQLSFATSDFGMPSAERKALIAASVSPELCKITEDVVLSEPYIEHEHNHWHPGLDDLAASFKADARLRTEVADLRHVFMTSAQALLHGDLHTGSIMVGAREDAPVVRVFDPEFSFVGPIGFDLGLYWANTLVSEERARALGTLADHGDQLRLSWEGFATEFRRLWPSRVDTFFDDAYLDRFLRRVWTESIGFAGAEIVRRIIGFAHLTDLTTLPDPVPASRRALLLGRELIVNGAELTGPDDVRAVVEALTPAA
- a CDS encoding LLM class flavin-dependent oxidoreductase, producing the protein MPPVPLSVLDLVPISAGSDAPTALRNTVELARAAEEFGYRRYWVAEHHLNPGVASSVPALVIQAVAQATREIRVGSGAVLLGHQTPLSVVEQFGILDALFPGRIDLGLGRSGRPRKAPEASASPEGTFTDEGLYLPPRFTGFGQLLQSPRFRLQLSLLQQPGAEAPAYEEQVADILALLAGTYVDQDGTEARPVPGAGADVDVWILGSSAGESAEVAGARGLPFAANYHVSPASVVEAVTAYRRAFRPSWALAEPYVAVSADVVVGADDDSARRLAAGYAAWVRSIRSGEGAIPFPTPDEAYARQWSDAERELVADRVDTQFVGAVETVIERLRALRRATGADELVITTITHDHADRVRSYELLARAWQKRA
- a CDS encoding glycerol-3-phosphate dehydrogenase/oxidase encodes the protein MTSQSTTQTVPALGTHPASGSNPSRAETREQLSKATYDLLVIGGGILGISTAWHAAQSGLRVALVDAGDFAGATSSASSKLLHGGLRYLQTGAVKLVAENHFERRAVSRQVAPHLANPLTFYLPVYKGGPHGAAKLGAGVFAYSALSAFGDGVGHLLSPSKAAQDVPELRTDNLKAVAVYGDDQMNDSRMALMTVRAAVESGAVVLNHAEVTGLRFTKGRVTGADLKDRTNGEEFGVDARLVLNATGPWVDHLRKMEDPNSAPSIRLSKGAHLVLKRTSPWKAALATPIDKYRITFALPWEDMLLLGTTDEEYEGDPGEVAVNEKDIAQILDEAAFSIRDQQLSRDLITYSFAGLRVLPGGPGDTSKAKRETVVTEGRGGMLSVAGGKWTTFRHIGRTVMQKLESLPGHPLGEDFEPISQLPKKLPLPGVANPRAVAHRLLVDGPAPGPRMAADTAKHLATHYGSLAFDIARLANENPELGERVHPDAPEIWAQVVYARDNEWAETPDDVLRRRTTLTIRGLATDEVRGKVQDLLDKK
- the glpK gene encoding glycerol kinase GlpK — its product is MTDAHTAGPFIAAIDQGTTSSRCIVFDRDGRIVSVDQKEHEQIFPKPGWVEHNATEIWTNVEEVVAGAIEKAGITRDDIKAIGITNQRETTLLWDKNTGEPVHNALVWQDTRTDALCKELGRNVGQDRFRRETGLPLASYFAGPKARWLLDNVEGLRERAEAGDILFGTMDTWVIWNLTGGVNGGKHVTDVTNASRTMLMNLHTLEWDDKIAESIGVPLSMLPEIRSSAEVYGEVTGGKLGDLLGGIPVASALGDQQAALFGQTCFSEGEAKSTYGTGTFMLMNTGDKIINSYSGLLTTVGYRIGDQAPVYALEGSIAVTGSLVQWMRDQMGLIKSAAEIETLASSVEDNGGAYFVPAFSGLFAPYWRSDARGVIAGLTRYVTKAHIARAVLEATAWQTREITDAMTKDSGVELAALKVDGGMTSNNLLMQTLADVLDAPVVRPMVAETTCLGAAYAAGLAVGFWSNTEDLRANWRRAAEWTPNMAAETRDREYKSWLKAVERTMGWIEDEE
- a CDS encoding MIP/aquaporin family protein; its protein translation is MSSSDIFIGETIGTAVLILLGGGVCAAVTLKASKARNAGWLAITFGWGFAVLTAVYISAPLSGAHLNPAVTLALAIKDNDFSNVATYWGGQLLGAMIGAALVWVAYYGQFLAHLTDKEIVGGPGAQATKVKAVEAQETGAGPVLGIFSTGPEIRNVVQNLATEIIGTVVLVLAILTQGLNDNGNGLGTLGALITSLVVVSIGLSLGGPTGYAINPARDLGPRIVHALLPLPNKGGSDWSYAWIPVVGPLIGGAIAAGIYNVAFA